A genome region from Tenrec ecaudatus isolate mTenEca1 chromosome 13, mTenEca1.hap1, whole genome shotgun sequence includes the following:
- the LOC142424790 gene encoding olfactory receptor 6B3-like, which translates to MRGENLTKVNAFILVGFPTAPRLQYVLFLVFLLTYLFVLVENLAIILTVWSSASLHRPMYYFLGIMSSLEIWYVCDIIPKMLDGFLLQRKHISFVGCMTQLYFFSSLVCTECVLLASMAYDRYVAICHPLRYQVLMTTGLCVQLAAFSAVSGFGVSMIKVYFISSAKFCGSNVLNHFFCDISPILKLACTDFSTAELVDFVLAFIILVFPLLATVLSYAHITLAVLRIPAGTGRWRAFSTCASHLTVVTIFYTALLFMYVRPQAIDTRSSNKLISVLYTVLTPIVNPLIYCLRNKEFKDALKKILVFSRASL; encoded by the coding sequence ATGAGGGGAGAGAACCTCACCAAGGTCAACGCCTTCATCCTGGTGGGCTTCCCCACGGCCCCCCGGCTGCAGTATGTCCTCTTCCTGGTCTTCCTGCTCACCTACCTCTTCGTCCTGGTGGAGAACCTGGCCATCATCCTCACCGTGTGGAGCAGCGCCTCCCTGCACAGGCCCATGTACTACTTCCTGGGCATCATGTCGTCCCTGGAGATCTGGTACGTGTGTGACATCATCCCCAAGATGCTGGACGGCTTCCTCCTGCAGCGCAAGCATATCTCCTTCGTGGGGTGCATGACCCAGCTCTACTTCTTCAGCTCCCTGGTGTGCACAGAGTGTGTGCTCCTGGCCTCCATGGCCTACGACCGCTACGTGGCCATCTGCCACCCCCTGCGCTACCAGGTCCTCATGACCACGGGGCTCTGCGTGCAGCTGGCAGCCTTCTCCGCTGTGAGCGGCTTCGGTGTCTCCATGATCAAGGTCTACTTCATCTCCAGCGCCAAGTTCTGCGGCTCCAACGTCTTGAACCACTTCTTCTGTGACATCTCCCCCATCCTCAAACTGGCCTGCACCGACTTCTCCACGGCCGAGCTGGTGGACTTCGTGCTGGCCTTCATCATCCTGGTCTTCCCGCTGCTGGCCACCGTGCTGTCCTACGCCCACATCACGCTGGCCGTCCTGCGCATCCCTGCGGGCACCGGCCGCTGGAGGGCCTTCTCCACCTGTGCCTCCCACCTGACTGTGGTCACCATCTTCTACACAGCCTTGCTGTTTATGTATGTCCGACCCCAGGCCATTGATACGCGCAGTTCTAACAAGCTCATCTCTGTTTTGTACACTGTTCTCACCCCCATTGTGAACCCCTTAATCTACTGTCTGAGGAACAAAGAATTCAAGGACGCCTTGAAGAAGATATTGGTCTTCAGTCGAGCTTCACTGTAG